In Mycobacterium sp. Aquia_213, the sequence CGGCGTCCAACACGTCGTCGAGCAACGGCAGCGTGCCGAGCTTGGTATCGCCGTGCCCGCCGCCCTCGGAACCGCGCGCGACCAAGATGTCGATGCCCGCGTCCACCGCCTGACGGGCGCCGAGTGAGTCGTAAACCTGTGTGACAGTGGCGATTCCGGCGTTGTGCGCGTGAGCGACCCACGACCAGTCGGTGCCGAAGCTGACCGACAGCAGGACGGGCCGCGCCGCCAGGGCGTCATCGAGCAGGCCCGCCTCGGTGCGCATCACCCAGTCCACCAGGCCGATTCCGAACGTGCCGTCGACGTGTTGCAACTGGGCCGCCAGCAGCTCCCTGGTCGCGACGCTGCCCATGCCGACCATGCCCAGACCACCGGCGGCGCTGACCGCCGCGGCCAGCCGGCCACCCGCGACGCCGCCCATCGGGGCGTTGACGATGGGCACCCGCAGGCCGAGCTGCGTTGACCAGGGCGTGGACAACATGTCAGCTAGTGCGCCGCACCGGGCTGGCTTTTCAGCACGGTCAGCATCACCACCGAATCCTGCACCGCGTGCAGGGCATGGCGCCGCGGCGGAATCGCGATATGGTCGCCGGTTTTGCCGTCCCAGGAGTCCTCGCCGGCCGTCAGGCGCACGTGACCCTGCAGCACCTGCAACGTCGCCTCGCCGGGGCTGTCGTGTTCGGACAGGTCGTGGTCGGCGAGCAAGGCGAGCACGGTCTGCCGGAGTTCGTGGTCGTGGCCGCCGTGGATGGTGTGTGCGGCCCGTCCGCTGTGCGACTGCCGGGCTTCGGCCAGTTTTTCGGTGGCCAGGCTGGTCAGTGAGATCGATTCCATTGGTGCGTCCCCTTGGTGTGACGGTGGGCTATCCGTGGTTTCAAGCGGTCAATAGGAGTATCCCCGCCACGATCAACGCCACGACCTTGACCACCTCTAAACCGACGTAGGCGTAGTGGGCGCGGGACCGGGGCGCATCCAGCCCGGCGAGCACTTGGTCCGAGCGTTGGGTCAGCTTGGGGCGCACGGCGATCAACTGGATCGCCAGCATGGCGTACGCGACGGCAAACGCGACGCCGATCCGCATCGGCATCGGGCCGTCCACCACGACCGCCAGGGTGACGATGGCGAACGCGACCTCGACGGTGTTGAGCGCGCGAAAGACCAGGCGTCCGATACCGAGCCCGATCTGCAACGTGACGTTCGGCGCCCGGAATTTCAGCGGTGCTTCCAGGAACGAGATCGCCAGCACCATGCCGAGCCAGACGAAGGTGACCGCCACGGCGACTGCCATTTCGGTGCTCACAGCTAGGCCTCCTGCAACTCGAGATGTGCGATACACAGATCGGGTTCGACGAACGCGTCGAGACGCTCGACGGCGACCGGGGCACCCCAGGTTTCCAGGGCGCCCTGCATGAGCCCAAGGTGCACGGGACAGACGACGGCAGTGCGGTTTTCGGCGAGCTCCAGGAACGGGCAGTGCCGCAGGCCGACCTGTTGCTCCCCGTCTGCTCGCCGGCGCTCCGGTGCGAAGCCAAGCTGATCGAGCACGTCGACCAGGTGGCCGATGGCCTTGTCCGGGCTCGGCGCATCCGCCGACGATCCCGCACCCCAATCCAGCTGGCGCCCCCACGCCCGCCCGGCGGCCAGCGCCTTGGCGGCGGGATCCGTATCGGACGCGAACGCCATCGTCAGAATCTCGGCCAGCAACCGGTAGTGCCGCGTGCCGCCGCGATCCATCTGCCGGACCGCCCGGAACATCAGGGGCGGACGCCCCGGACCCTTGCGGCCCGGCTCAACCCGTTCCACCCGGTCGTCGCCGACCAGGCTGTCGAGGTGGAAGCGAACGGTGTTGGGATGCACGCCCAGCACGTCGGCGATCGCGACGATGGTCATCGGCTCCCGGGACGTTCGCAGTATCCGCAGTACCTCACGACGGCGACTCGCGGACTCCCCCGTTGACGTGGCGATGCTTCTCACGCTCCTTCGGAAACGTCGGCTTTCGGCTCGGCGGCGACCAGCGGCGCATCGACGCCGAGTGCACCCAGCTTCGCCGCTCCGCCCGGTGACCCCAGCGGGGCGTCGCGCCCCGGCAGGGTTTCGGAGAAAAACGCCTCATTGTCGGCCAGGTGCGGCTGCAGCGCGTCGGGCAGGTCGTCCTCGTAGTAGATCGCCTCGACCGGGCATACCGGCTCGCAGGCGCCGCAGTCCACGCATTCGTCGGGATGGATGTACAGCGCCCGGGCACCCTCGTAGATGCAATCCACCGGGCATTCGTCCACACATGCCCGATCCATCACATCGATGCAGGGCTTTCCGATAACGTACGTCATGCGCTAGAGTTTACACAATCACGATTGTGAAAACTAGGAAGGACGGGAAAGGCCATGGCTCCCATGTCAAGTCGCGCCGACGACAGCGTTGCGGGCCACTGGCTGCTGGCGCGGCTGGGGAAACGCGTCCTTCGCCCCGGCGGCGTCGGGCTCACCCGCACGATGCTGGCCGGCGCCGAGGTGACCGACGCCGATGTGCTCGAGCTGGCGCCGGGCCTCGGCCGCACCGCCGCCGAGATCCTCGCCCGGACGCCCCGGTCGTACGTGGGCGCCGAACAGGACCCCGAGGCGGCCGAGACGGTTCGTGGCGTGATCGCCGGGGCCGGGTCCGGGACGGTCCGGGTCGCCGATGCCGCGGACACAGGATTACCCGACGCCAGTCGCGACGTCGTGATCGGCGAGGCGATGCTGACGATGCAGGGCGATGCCACCAAACACGCCATCGTCGCCGAGGCCGCGCGCGTGCTGCGTCCCGGCGGCCGCTACGCGATCCACGAACTCGCACTGACCCCCGACAACGTCTCCGAGGAGATCAGCACGGAGATCCGCCAGTCGCTTGCCCGCGCGATCAAGGTGAACGCGCGGCCGCTGACCATCGCCGAATGGTCAGGGTTGTTGTCGGATCACGGCCTGGTCATCGACCGCGTCGTGACCGCGCCGATGGCGCTGTTGCAACCGCGGCGGATCATCGCCGACGAGGGGCTTTTCGGCGCGCTGCGGTTTGCCAGAAACCTGCTCCTCAATCCGGACGCCCGCAACCGGGTGCTGACGATGCGCGCCACGTTCCGCGAGCATCGCGAGCGACTGACCGCTGTCGCGATTGTCGCCCGCAAGCCGGACGACGAGTAAGGTCGATTGCTGCGGACGCCGCATTCGACGCCGGCGTTGAACTTAATCGACATTATCGTTGGTTTTAATCAGCAATTTCCCTGGCATATATCCATGTACCCCTAGGGTATGTGCCGTGTCCGACCCCTCGGCGTACACCGGGTACGCGCATGCCTCGCGCGGCCGTCGTTCGTCGCCTCACTCGGGTGACGACCGGGAGAAGGCGATTCTGGCCACCGCCGAGCGGCTCTTGGAAGAACGGCCGCTCGCCGATTTCTCCGTCGACGATCTGGCGAAAGGCGCGGGCATCTCCCGGCCCACCTTCTACTTCTATTTCCAGTCGAAAAACGCGGTGCTGCTGTCGTTGCTGGACCAGATGAACACCAAAGCGCACGCAGCCCTCAAATCGCTGCGCGCCAAGCTGTCCGGCGACCCGGCGACGCTGTGGCGCGACCGCATCGAGGCGTTCTTTGAGGTCTCGGGATCGCACCGCGCGGTTGCC encodes:
- a CDS encoding NAD(P)H-dependent flavin oxidoreductase, which produces MLSTPWSTQLGLRVPIVNAPMGGVAGGRLAAAVSAAGGLGMVGMGSVATRELLAAQLQHVDGTFGIGLVDWVMRTEAGLLDDALAARPVLLSVSFGTDWSWVAHAHNAGIATVTQVYDSLGARQAVDAGIDILVARGSEGGGHGDTKLGTLPLLDDVLDAVSVPVLAGGGIASARSLAAVLAAGASGAWVGTRLAACPEALTGDGSREALIAARSTDTAVTRAFDVAKGLPWPARFPSRVLSNDFVARWTGKEDTLDAPACDELAAAIDADDRSIAPVDAGQGVGMIRDDASVAEVIDAMCTGARRLLAGWGA
- a CDS encoding cupin domain-containing protein, yielding MESISLTSLATEKLAEARQSHSGRAAHTIHGGHDHELRQTVLALLADHDLSEHDSPGEATLQVLQGHVRLTAGEDSWDGKTGDHIAIPPRRHALHAVQDSVVMLTVLKSQPGAAH
- a CDS encoding helix-turn-helix transcriptional regulator, whose product is MRSIATSTGESASRRREVLRILRTSREPMTIVAIADVLGVHPNTVRFHLDSLVGDDRVERVEPGRKGPGRPPLMFRAVRQMDRGGTRHYRLLAEILTMAFASDTDPAAKALAAGRAWGRQLDWGAGSSADAPSPDKAIGHLVDVLDQLGFAPERRRADGEQQVGLRHCPFLELAENRTAVVCPVHLGLMQGALETWGAPVAVERLDAFVEPDLCIAHLELQEA
- the fdxA gene encoding ferredoxin, with amino-acid sequence MTYVIGKPCIDVMDRACVDECPVDCIYEGARALYIHPDECVDCGACEPVCPVEAIYYEDDLPDALQPHLADNEAFFSETLPGRDAPLGSPGGAAKLGALGVDAPLVAAEPKADVSEGA
- a CDS encoding class I SAM-dependent methyltransferase, with protein sequence MAPMSSRADDSVAGHWLLARLGKRVLRPGGVGLTRTMLAGAEVTDADVLELAPGLGRTAAEILARTPRSYVGAEQDPEAAETVRGVIAGAGSGTVRVADAADTGLPDASRDVVIGEAMLTMQGDATKHAIVAEAARVLRPGGRYAIHELALTPDNVSEEISTEIRQSLARAIKVNARPLTIAEWSGLLSDHGLVIDRVVTAPMALLQPRRIIADEGLFGALRFARNLLLNPDARNRVLTMRATFREHRERLTAVAIVARKPDDE
- a CDS encoding TetR/AcrR family transcriptional regulator, encoding MSDPSAYTGYAHASRGRRSSPHSGDDREKAILATAERLLEERPLADFSVDDLAKGAGISRPTFYFYFQSKNAVLLSLLDQMNTKAHAALKSLRAKLSGDPATLWRDRIEAFFEVSGSHRAVAVAGAAAKSTNPEVRQLWSALMQKWISFTTTAIKAERERGAAPDTISAEDLSIALNMLSERVMAATFTTEEPAIREDRVIDTLVHIWLASIYEDGVASAGLALRGTAASLAEYPLGAT